One genomic segment of Erysipelotrichaceae bacterium 66202529 includes these proteins:
- the dxs gene encoding 1-deoxy-D-xylulose-5-phosphate synthase, with translation MNIYDIKQPADIKECSLAQLQDLAQQIRVFLIQSIAKTGGHLSSNLGVVELTIAMHYVFDSPSDKFIFDVGHQSYVHKILTGRSSQFPTLRQYKGIAGFQKRKESDHDVWEAGHSSTSLSAALGMAVARDLHNDTYQVVPVIGDGALSGGMAMEALNQIGSEQRNMVIIFNDNNMSISQNVGAMDEAFTKLRTSKPYTTLKEDLKGALSTTRMGNSLLHTMKHMKNAVKENVVDTSIFGDFNLDYIGPVDGHDLKMLIKVLKIARQHEGPIVVHVMTKKGKGYRYAEEDREGKWHGVSQFDPETGESLAKLPAGHKSWSEVMSTTLMDLAQRDERIVAITPAMKSGSKLSAFFERFPKRSFDCGIAEEHAMTFAAGLCTADVRPFISVYSSFLQRAYDQISHDVARMQLPVVIGIDRCSLVGEDGETHHGVFDIAMLRPIPNMILAQPKDAREAQNLLYSAFAQGDHPYAIRYPRGNVSYQAVEQYELIPTGSWTQTAIREDYALNIITYGPDVDRIISKARVNQLPIRVINARFFKPIDEELMAAVCEENKPVIIYEPDILCGGLSSAITEFANDHRYTTHFVRMGIDDHFVEHGSLPQLRKLEHLDMNTLFEIIASYLELDQT, from the coding sequence ATGAACATCTACGATATCAAACAGCCTGCGGACATCAAGGAATGCTCGCTTGCACAGCTGCAGGATTTGGCTCAGCAGATTCGTGTGTTTCTGATTCAGAGCATAGCCAAAACTGGCGGCCATCTGTCCAGTAATCTGGGGGTCGTTGAGCTGACCATTGCGATGCATTATGTCTTTGATTCTCCTTCGGATAAATTTATTTTTGATGTCGGTCACCAGTCCTATGTACATAAGATTCTGACAGGCCGCAGCAGTCAGTTTCCAACGCTTCGGCAGTATAAGGGGATCGCAGGCTTTCAGAAGCGTAAGGAAAGCGATCACGATGTCTGGGAGGCCGGACATTCCTCAACCTCTTTATCCGCAGCACTTGGTATGGCGGTTGCACGCGATCTGCATAACGATACCTATCAGGTGGTGCCGGTTATCGGGGATGGAGCTTTAAGCGGCGGCATGGCCATGGAAGCCCTAAACCAGATTGGCAGCGAGCAGCGCAACATGGTCATCATATTTAATGACAACAACATGTCGATCTCACAAAATGTGGGAGCGATGGATGAGGCCTTTACAAAGCTGAGAACGAGTAAGCCGTATACGACCTTAAAGGAGGATTTAAAGGGGGCACTGTCCACAACCAGAATGGGAAATTCGTTATTGCATACCATGAAGCATATGAAAAATGCAGTAAAGGAGAATGTGGTGGATACCTCCATATTCGGAGATTTCAATCTGGATTACATCGGCCCGGTGGATGGTCATGATTTAAAGATGCTGATCAAGGTTTTGAAAATCGCCCGGCAGCATGAAGGGCCAATCGTGGTTCACGTCATGACAAAGAAGGGGAAGGGCTATCGCTATGCGGAGGAGGACCGGGAAGGAAAATGGCACGGTGTCAGTCAGTTTGATCCGGAAACCGGAGAATCCTTAGCGAAGCTGCCTGCCGGACACAAAAGCTGGAGTGAGGTTATGAGTACCACACTGATGGATCTGGCACAGCGTGATGAGCGCATTGTTGCCATTACACCGGCCATGAAATCCGGAAGCAAGCTGTCTGCGTTCTTTGAGCGTTTTCCAAAGCGTTCCTTTGACTGTGGAATTGCCGAGGAGCATGCCATGACGTTTGCGGCAGGCCTATGCACGGCAGATGTACGGCCGTTTATTTCTGTATATTCCTCTTTTCTGCAGAGAGCCTATGATCAGATCAGTCACGATGTTGCCCGGATGCAGCTTCCGGTCGTGATTGGAATTGACCGCTGCTCACTGGTCGGTGAGGATGGAGAAACGCATCACGGGGTATTTGACATCGCCATGCTGCGCCCGATTCCCAATATGATCCTGGCACAGCCAAAGGATGCAAGGGAAGCACAGAATTTGTTATATTCCGCCTTTGCACAAGGAGATCACCCTTATGCAATCCGTTATCCCAGAGGAAATGTAAGCTATCAGGCGGTGGAACAGTATGAGCTGATTCCAACAGGAAGCTGGACGCAGACGGCGATTCGTGAGGATTATGCACTGAATATCATCACCTATGGGCCGGATGTAGACCGCATCATTTCCAAGGCAAGGGTCAATCAGCTGCCGATCCGTGTGATCAATGCGCGCTTTTTCAAACCGATCGACGAGGAGCTTATGGCAGCTGTCTGTGAGGAAAACAAGCCGGTGATCATATATGAGCCGGATATACTGTGCGGCGGCTTATCCAGTGCGATTACAGAATTTGCGAATGATCACCGGTATACGACGCATTTTGTCCGCATGGGCATAGATGATCATTTTGTGGAGCACGGCTCCTTGCCGCAGCTGCGCAAGCTGGAGCATCTGGATATGAATACGCTGTTTGAAATCATCGCAAGCTATCTGGAGCTGGATCAGACATGA